The following proteins are encoded in a genomic region of Montipora foliosa isolate CH-2021 chromosome 10, ASM3666993v2, whole genome shotgun sequence:
- the LOC137973550 gene encoding galanin receptor 2a-like isoform X1: MAGLSTKREVVVLMVYNRDITQTLFFAAVAILSFTGNLFFVVLFLRNKLLLKKAYHVILLILACTDMMTGIVLVLTPGYIIGEQAIFTTKNVGCAVFCYIIANQYLVFTLGIVSLYTVTLLAFERWFAVFRPLRYRTKFGSQNVRKYLLFVWLSSFAVNSTHIIETKFLFRGENTTQHRGCVFKQIAGKEVRVVIGILEICIKFIAPVIILLTTFIHLYHFMKNSTEGAPSRQTHVAVTRVTKMAALTSLVMVLCWFPNQLYYLLFKLNIVQLNTSWHRATVILCMFNSCLNPCIFLVSNKLYRQKAKELLICCGRLMTKQDMTLTDLRPASPQTVGILGVFKTRSMSIYREHGQEMISKAVKRFPELIKS, from the exons ATGGCAGGGCTTTCAACAAAACGTGAA GTGGTAGTACTCATGGTTTACAACAGAGATATCACTCAAACGCTGTTCTTTGCAGCTGTTGCCATATTATCTTTCACTGGAAACCTCTTCTTCGTTGTTCTTTTTCTACGTAATAAACTTCTGCTGAAAAAGGCATACCACGTGATATTGCTTATCCTAGCTTGTACTGATATGATGACAG GAATTGTTCTTGTCCTCACTCCTGGTTACATTATTGGCGAGCAGGCAATATTTACCACGAAGAACGTTGGATGCGCTGTCTTTTGCTACATAATAGCAAACCAATATCTTGTCTTCACTCTCGGAATCGTCTCTTTGTACACCGTCACTCTTCTTGCATTTGAGCGTTGGTTTGCTGTGTTTCGCCCCTTGCGATACAGGACAAAATTTGGATCTCAAAACGTGAGAAAGTATCTACTTTTTGTGTGGCTTAGTTCATTTGCTGTAAACAGCACGCACATCATAGAAACGAAGTTCCTATTTCGAGGCGAGAATACTACACAACACCGCGGCTGCGTCTTTAAGCAAATTGCTGGCAAAGAAGTCAGGGTTGTGATCGGAATTTTAGAGATCTGTATCAAATTCATCGCACCTGTTATTATATTGTTAACGACTTTCATTCACCTTTATCATTTTATGAAAAATTCAACCGAGGGCGCACCCTCCCGTCAAACTCACGTTGCGGTTACTCGTGTGACAAAAATGGCTGCTCTGACGTCATTAGTTATGGTACTGTGCTGGTTTCCAAACCAGTTGTACTATTTACTTTTTAAACTCAATATTGTTCAGCTGAACACCTCGTGGCATCGAGCTACTGTCATTTTATGTATGTTTAACTCTTGTTTGAATCCCTGCATTTTTCTCGTGAGTAACAAGCTTTACCGACAGAAAGCAAAAGAACTGCTTATATGCTGCGGCAGGTTGATGACAAAGCAAGATATGACATTAACCGACTTGAGGCCTGCTTCTCCTCAAACGGTAGGCATTCTTGGAGTTTTTAAGACTCGTTCGATGTCGATTTACAGAGAGCATGGTCAAGAGATGATCAGTAAAGCAGTGAAAAGGTTTCCTGAACTGATTAAATCATAA
- the LOC137973638 gene encoding allatostatin-A receptor-like, whose protein sequence is MAAFLRIVFGIIASLAIINNGLLLLVIFKNNVLLRMPYNTLVLSLAITDLITGIGIFVTPAYVIGQESISVPHGWFGHAFCRVIFSQYLVFTLGIVSVYTVACMAIDRWLAVARPTKYKTILTKPRINVCVISMWGISVLLNTPHLFEMKAVTGPENKPQCMWIILTEGLTRMILAILEFIGKFFLPLLIASVTMISLHSRVKASPALFQSNRGRAGLRLLRMCMLTTLLIGLCWFPNQLYYLLFKYNLTQLDTPMHHFTVVLCMFNSCINPIVYCVSNKTYRRYFKLLLCPGYRERIIATELTGSEAISTANDRITKVHPEPRISVANAMQAQAGRENRLN, encoded by the exons ATGGCCGCGTTCCTAAGGATTGTATTTGGAATCATAGCATCACTTGCGATCATCAACAATGGATTACTGTTGCTTGTTATTTTTAAGAACAACGTTTTGCTAAGGATGCCTTATAACACATTGGTCTTGAGTTTGGCTATCACTGACTTAATCACAG GTATTGGTATTTTTGTTACACCAGCGTACGTGATTGGACAAGAATCAATTTCTGTTCCACATGGATGGTTTGGCCATGCGTTTTGTCGTGTAATATTCTCACAGTATTTAGTGTTTACTCTCGGAATAGTATCTGTGTATACAGTAGCCTGTATGGCAATTGATCGATGGCTTGCTGTGGCTCGGCCAACCAAGTACAAGACAATTCTTACAAAGCCTCGCATAAATGTTTGTGTGATTTCAATGTGGGGAATCTCTGTGCTCCTCAACACACCCCATCTGTTCGAAATGAAGGCAGTCACTGGCCCAGAAAACAAACCTCAGTGTATGTGGATTATACTAACCGAGGGACTGACTAGAATGATTCTAGCGATTCTTGAATTCATTGGCAaattttttcttcctcttctcaTTGCTTCGGTCACTATGATTAGTCTCCATAGTCGCGTGAAGGCCTCCCCAGCTCTCTTCCAGTCAAACAGAGGCCGAGCTGGGCTGCGTTTACTGCGCATGTGCATGCTTACCACGTTGCTTATCGGACTTTGTTGGTTTCCAAATCAGTTGTATTATTTGTTATTCAAGTACAACCTGACTCAACTGGACACGCCTATgcaccattttacagttgttctATGCATGTTCAACTCCTGTATCAACCCAATTGTTTACTGCGTTAGTAACAAAACGTACCGCAGATACTTTAAGCTTTTGTTGTGTCCAGGGTATAGAGAAAGGATCATAGCGACGGAGCTTACTGGAAGCGAAGCAATAAGCACGGCTAATGACAGA
- the LOC137973550 gene encoding galanin receptor 2a-like isoform X2, producing the protein MVYNRDITQTLFFAAVAILSFTGNLFFVVLFLRNKLLLKKAYHVILLILACTDMMTGIVLVLTPGYIIGEQAIFTTKNVGCAVFCYIIANQYLVFTLGIVSLYTVTLLAFERWFAVFRPLRYRTKFGSQNVRKYLLFVWLSSFAVNSTHIIETKFLFRGENTTQHRGCVFKQIAGKEVRVVIGILEICIKFIAPVIILLTTFIHLYHFMKNSTEGAPSRQTHVAVTRVTKMAALTSLVMVLCWFPNQLYYLLFKLNIVQLNTSWHRATVILCMFNSCLNPCIFLVSNKLYRQKAKELLICCGRLMTKQDMTLTDLRPASPQTVGILGVFKTRSMSIYREHGQEMISKAVKRFPELIKS; encoded by the exons ATGGTTTACAACAGAGATATCACTCAAACGCTGTTCTTTGCAGCTGTTGCCATATTATCTTTCACTGGAAACCTCTTCTTCGTTGTTCTTTTTCTACGTAATAAACTTCTGCTGAAAAAGGCATACCACGTGATATTGCTTATCCTAGCTTGTACTGATATGATGACAG GAATTGTTCTTGTCCTCACTCCTGGTTACATTATTGGCGAGCAGGCAATATTTACCACGAAGAACGTTGGATGCGCTGTCTTTTGCTACATAATAGCAAACCAATATCTTGTCTTCACTCTCGGAATCGTCTCTTTGTACACCGTCACTCTTCTTGCATTTGAGCGTTGGTTTGCTGTGTTTCGCCCCTTGCGATACAGGACAAAATTTGGATCTCAAAACGTGAGAAAGTATCTACTTTTTGTGTGGCTTAGTTCATTTGCTGTAAACAGCACGCACATCATAGAAACGAAGTTCCTATTTCGAGGCGAGAATACTACACAACACCGCGGCTGCGTCTTTAAGCAAATTGCTGGCAAAGAAGTCAGGGTTGTGATCGGAATTTTAGAGATCTGTATCAAATTCATCGCACCTGTTATTATATTGTTAACGACTTTCATTCACCTTTATCATTTTATGAAAAATTCAACCGAGGGCGCACCCTCCCGTCAAACTCACGTTGCGGTTACTCGTGTGACAAAAATGGCTGCTCTGACGTCATTAGTTATGGTACTGTGCTGGTTTCCAAACCAGTTGTACTATTTACTTTTTAAACTCAATATTGTTCAGCTGAACACCTCGTGGCATCGAGCTACTGTCATTTTATGTATGTTTAACTCTTGTTTGAATCCCTGCATTTTTCTCGTGAGTAACAAGCTTTACCGACAGAAAGCAAAAGAACTGCTTATATGCTGCGGCAGGTTGATGACAAAGCAAGATATGACATTAACCGACTTGAGGCCTGCTTCTCCTCAAACGGTAGGCATTCTTGGAGTTTTTAAGACTCGTTCGATGTCGATTTACAGAGAGCATGGTCAAGAGATGATCAGTAAAGCAGTGAAAAGGTTTCCTGAACTGATTAAATCATAA